In Acidobacteriota bacterium, a single window of DNA contains:
- the purM gene encoding phosphoribosylformylglycinamidine cyclo-ligase: MRYRDAGVDVDAANRAYAGIRGLVQSTFDSRVLTDFGAFSGLYRPDFGQLERPLLVSSADGVGTKLKIAFLTGVHDTVGRDLVAHCTNDILVHGARPLFFLDYIATGKLEPRVVREVVRGLVEGCREAGCVLLGGETAEMPDFYQEGEYDLAGFIVGMADESRVPNTGRVCNGDLLVGLPSSGIHTNGYSLVRKLFFERERMSVDTYVESLGKTLGEELLIPHRNYLPALRNLVGQDALHAVAHITGGGITDNLARVLPPALDARVRRGSWENLPVFRLIQRLGRVEEAEMYRTFNMGLGMILVVDRDGYGPVAAELERTGEEYVLAGEIGEGEGKVRYA; encoded by the coding sequence ATGAGATACCGCGACGCCGGGGTGGACGTGGATGCCGCCAACCGGGCCTATGCCGGAATTCGGGGTCTGGTTCAATCCACTTTCGACTCCCGGGTCCTGACCGATTTCGGCGCCTTCTCGGGTCTCTACCGCCCCGACTTCGGCCAATTGGAAAGACCGCTCCTGGTCTCCAGCGCCGACGGAGTCGGCACCAAGCTCAAGATCGCATTCCTGACCGGCGTGCACGACACGGTGGGGAGGGACCTGGTGGCTCACTGCACCAACGACATCCTGGTTCATGGGGCCCGGCCCCTTTTCTTTCTCGACTACATCGCCACCGGAAAGCTCGAACCCCGGGTGGTCCGGGAGGTGGTGAGGGGACTCGTCGAAGGCTGCCGGGAGGCCGGCTGCGTCCTGCTGGGCGGAGAGACCGCCGAAATGCCCGACTTCTACCAGGAGGGAGAATACGACCTTGCCGGGTTCATCGTGGGGATGGCGGACGAATCCAGGGTCCCCAACACGGGCCGGGTCTGCAACGGCGATCTGCTGGTGGGACTCCCCTCTTCCGGGATTCACACCAACGGCTACTCCCTGGTCCGGAAACTCTTTTTCGAGCGGGAGCGGATGAGTGTCGACACCTACGTCGAAAGCCTGGGAAAGACCCTCGGGGAAGAATTGCTGATTCCGCACCGCAATTATCTCCCCGCTCTCCGCAATCTCGTGGGGCAGGACGCGCTCCACGCCGTGGCGCACATCACGGGCGGCGGGATCACGGACAATCTGGCTCGAGTGCTTCCTCCGGCCCTGGACGCTCGAGTGCGCCGGGGAAGCTGGGAGAACCTCCCCGTCTTTCGCCTCATTCAGCGACTGGGGCGGGTGGAAGAGGCCGAAATGTACCGGACCTTCAACATGGGCCTGGGCATGATCCTGGTCGTGGACCGGGACGGTTACGGCCCGGTCGCGGCGGAGCTGGAGCGGACCGGGGAAGAGTACGTCCTGGCCGGGGAAATCGGGGAGGGAGAGGGCAAGGTCCGATACGCATGA
- the purF gene encoding amidophosphoribosyltransferase, which produces MHEDKFHDECGIFGIASHPEAARHAYLGLYALQHRGQESAGIVSSDGTNLHQERGMGYVAEVFSDEKLERLPGLSATAHVRYSTMGESLLTNAQPIVTQSWRGPVALAHNGNIVNTGSLRRSLEAEGAIFQSTSDTEVVLHLLAHCPQKDLDDALLEILRVVRGAYSMVLQRPDCIYAIRDPMGVRPLCLGRLEDAYVVASETCAFDLIGARYLRDVEPGEILRIQDGSLHSFRQPDAPRHAFCIFEQVYFSRPDSRVFGTSVHGARYRMGRRLAREAPADADVVVPVPDSGVTAALGYAKESGIPFQFGLIRNHYVGRTFIEPKQSIRHFGVKVKLNPIRELLSGKRVILCDDSVVRGTTSRKIVEMVRSAGATRVHFRVSSPPTVSPCYYGIDTPTHAELIAANNTVGEIQEYVGADSLAYLSLEGMKNAVSDRGNFCAACFDEKYPIPPTRDSGQKQLFELAGRGSARNSSVK; this is translated from the coding sequence ATGCACGAGGACAAGTTTCACGACGAGTGCGGCATCTTCGGCATCGCCTCTCACCCCGAGGCGGCCCGCCACGCCTACCTGGGACTCTACGCCCTCCAGCATCGAGGCCAGGAGTCGGCCGGGATCGTCTCGTCCGACGGAACGAACCTGCACCAGGAACGGGGAATGGGCTACGTCGCCGAGGTTTTCAGCGACGAGAAGCTGGAACGGCTGCCGGGCCTGTCGGCCACGGCCCACGTTCGATACTCCACCATGGGTGAGAGCCTGCTGACCAACGCCCAGCCCATCGTCACGCAATCCTGGCGCGGACCCGTCGCCCTGGCCCACAACGGGAACATCGTCAACACCGGGTCGTTGAGACGGAGCCTGGAAGCGGAAGGGGCCATCTTCCAGTCCACCAGCGACACCGAAGTCGTTCTCCATCTTCTGGCTCATTGTCCGCAGAAGGATCTGGACGACGCCCTGCTGGAGATCCTCCGGGTCGTCCGGGGCGCCTACTCCATGGTGTTGCAGCGTCCCGATTGCATTTACGCCATCCGGGACCCCATGGGCGTGCGTCCGCTCTGTCTGGGCCGGTTGGAAGACGCCTACGTGGTCGCCTCCGAGACCTGCGCCTTCGACCTGATCGGGGCGCGCTATCTGCGCGACGTCGAACCGGGGGAGATCCTGCGAATCCAGGACGGTTCGCTCCATTCCTTTCGGCAACCCGACGCGCCGCGCCACGCCTTCTGCATCTTCGAGCAGGTTTATTTCAGCCGGCCGGACAGCCGGGTCTTCGGGACCAGCGTCCACGGAGCCCGCTACCGGATGGGGCGCCGGCTGGCCCGCGAAGCCCCGGCCGACGCGGACGTGGTGGTCCCGGTTCCGGACTCGGGCGTCACGGCCGCCCTGGGCTATGCCAAGGAGTCGGGCATTCCCTTCCAATTCGGACTGATCCGAAACCACTACGTGGGAAGGACCTTCATCGAGCCCAAGCAATCGATCCGGCATTTCGGGGTCAAGGTCAAGCTGAACCCCATTCGGGAGCTGCTGTCGGGGAAGAGGGTCATCCTCTGCGACGACTCGGTGGTTCGAGGGACCACGAGCCGCAAGATCGTGGAGATGGTCCGCTCGGCGGGAGCCACCAGGGTTCACTTCCGCGTCAGCTCTCCCCCAACCGTCTCGCCCTGTTACTACGGCATCGACACGCCGACCCACGCCGAGCTCATCGCCGCCAACAACACCGTCGGTGAAATCCAGGAGTACGTCGGCGCCGACAGCCTCGCCTACCTCTCCCTGGAGGGGATGAAGAACGCCGTGTCCGATCGCGGAAACTTCTGCGCGGCCTGCTTCGACGAGAAATACCCCATCCCGCCGACTCGCGATTCGGGCCAGAAACAGTTGTTCGAGCTGGCCGGCCGCGGATCGGCCCGGAACTCATCGGTGAAATGA
- a CDS encoding carboxypeptidase regulatory-like domain-containing protein codes for MDSKRLCLALVLVGLSFGLALGQGDRATVVGTVTDSTGAVIPGAEVYMTQIATNQVHSSLSSDTGQYAISALPADVYEMRVTMPGFKTEVRSGLKMDVGQSYRIDIELSVGEVAEVVEVASTAPILKTETAEFGQVIDNKKIISIPLNQRDVFGVLGGLTPGIQPQRNVGVVTNGVAFNVRGLRRGDNNATLDGSQMSETNGSLQFFANPDAIQEFEVKSGLYGAEYGIKPGGQFSAVTKSGTNELHGTIFWFHRNDNLDARNFFDTGRKNEFKRNQFGAVAGGPVMFPGLYDGRDQSWWFFAYSGERIRQFRSLTGIMPTAAQRSGTFPNTIMDPMTGEPFPNNTIPADRIAPQSRLLGELWPAPNTDISRGFNYTSASNAPGQRNEYIVRMDIKTGDDSRWFGRFLFNQRPITFVNIVDAFTVINGLDNWAQNIVNTRNFGTNVVNELGLHFYRRPYNPGFPPGGPDLANQLNFPNWPKRGVDLRGTPRVSVTGYPTLGSRPNRGPVPEGQWELKENVSWTKGNHYLKAGYHYRYHYVFFGLERRSELYFNQPNWYAGDTLANFYLGYLSGSREGSEARLNHNFPGHYIYLQDSWKATPKLTLQLGLRYELRQGWEDKRGFSTNLKADCALRTENPIPDCYDPPLLPQTLVFPETGRFQPQVNVFTWTKNGFQPRLGLSYRLTDQTVLRIGGGIYGNEPPGGMMYGASALGNPRPNSGQRDFEALAAAPNLFISNPYDESVLVGAGAVTNGGGYEDTMPQWYVPNFGLSLQHRTGQNNMFEVGYEGSRSVHEMQVFRFNDARPGAGPRQERRPWPNMTRYYMLLGNGDQTYHGFNFKWEKRPGQYGLTSLLVFSWGKSIDTTGGRLSVTGDPREVSRNLWADGFTYKNRGRGEGNIPMRLAWLKGWDIPFGPGRAYGSDGFFSQIFGGWSVYAITTLQKGHWYTVSTADLLDAGSNASQRPDLLRDPNSGSRRPESWFRTDAFTAPPPGQYGNAGRGIVEGPGTINVDFSLLRDFHLGEETRIQFRFEAFNLTNHTNLNSNWNTFNFNHGSFGSIGSALTARQLQFGLKIYY; via the coding sequence ATGGACAGCAAACGATTGTGTCTCGCGCTGGTTCTGGTGGGACTGAGCTTCGGCTTGGCCCTGGGACAGGGAGACCGGGCTACGGTGGTGGGAACCGTCACCGACAGCACGGGCGCAGTGATTCCAGGCGCCGAGGTTTACATGACTCAGATCGCCACCAACCAGGTCCACTCCTCGCTCTCCAGCGACACCGGCCAGTACGCCATTTCGGCGCTGCCGGCGGACGTGTACGAGATGAGGGTCACCATGCCCGGATTCAAGACGGAGGTCCGCTCCGGTCTGAAGATGGACGTGGGACAGAGCTACCGCATCGATATCGAGTTGAGTGTCGGTGAGGTGGCCGAGGTGGTGGAGGTCGCCTCCACCGCACCCATCCTGAAGACGGAGACGGCGGAGTTCGGACAGGTGATCGACAACAAGAAGATCATCAGCATCCCGCTGAACCAGAGAGATGTCTTCGGTGTTTTGGGCGGTCTGACGCCGGGCATCCAGCCTCAGCGGAATGTCGGCGTCGTCACCAACGGTGTGGCCTTCAATGTACGGGGGCTTCGGCGAGGTGACAACAATGCCACGCTCGACGGTTCTCAGATGAGCGAGACCAACGGCTCGCTCCAGTTTTTCGCCAACCCCGACGCCATTCAGGAGTTCGAGGTCAAGAGCGGCCTCTACGGCGCCGAGTACGGCATCAAGCCGGGCGGGCAGTTCAGCGCCGTCACCAAGAGCGGCACCAACGAGCTGCACGGCACCATCTTCTGGTTCCACCGCAACGACAACCTGGATGCCCGGAACTTCTTCGACACCGGCCGCAAGAACGAGTTCAAGCGGAACCAGTTCGGCGCCGTGGCGGGCGGACCGGTCATGTTTCCGGGGCTCTATGACGGCCGCGACCAGTCCTGGTGGTTTTTCGCCTACAGCGGGGAACGGATCCGCCAGTTCCGGTCGCTGACCGGCATTATGCCCACGGCGGCGCAGCGGAGCGGCACCTTTCCCAACACCATCATGGATCCCATGACGGGAGAGCCCTTTCCCAACAACACCATCCCCGCCGACCGGATTGCTCCCCAGTCCAGGCTGCTGGGAGAACTCTGGCCGGCGCCCAACACCGACATCAGCCGGGGATTCAACTACACCAGCGCCTCCAATGCTCCGGGACAACGGAACGAGTACATCGTCCGGATGGACATCAAGACGGGAGACGACAGCCGCTGGTTTGGCCGTTTCCTCTTCAATCAGCGGCCCATCACCTTCGTCAACATCGTCGACGCCTTCACCGTCATCAACGGCTTGGACAACTGGGCCCAGAACATCGTCAACACCCGGAACTTCGGGACCAACGTGGTCAACGAGCTGGGTCTCCATTTTTACAGGCGCCCCTACAATCCGGGCTTTCCGCCTGGAGGCCCCGACCTGGCTAACCAGTTGAACTTTCCCAACTGGCCCAAGCGGGGTGTGGACCTCAGGGGAACGCCTCGAGTCTCGGTGACCGGCTACCCCACTCTAGGATCCCGCCCCAACCGCGGCCCCGTCCCCGAGGGACAGTGGGAGCTCAAGGAGAACGTCAGCTGGACCAAGGGCAATCACTACCTGAAGGCCGGTTACCACTACCGGTACCACTACGTCTTCTTCGGCTTGGAACGGCGCAGTGAACTCTACTTCAACCAACCCAACTGGTACGCTGGGGACACCTTGGCCAATTTCTACCTGGGATACCTTTCCGGATCCCGGGAGGGAAGCGAGGCTCGTCTGAATCACAACTTCCCGGGCCACTACATCTATCTGCAGGACAGTTGGAAGGCCACTCCCAAACTGACCTTGCAGCTCGGTCTCCGTTACGAGTTGCGTCAAGGCTGGGAAGACAAGCGGGGATTCTCCACCAACCTCAAGGCCGATTGTGCGCTACGCACCGAGAACCCGATTCCCGACTGCTATGATCCTCCTCTGCTCCCACAGACGCTCGTGTTTCCCGAGACCGGGCGGTTCCAGCCCCAGGTAAACGTCTTCACCTGGACCAAGAACGGGTTTCAGCCGCGCCTGGGTCTCTCCTACCGTTTGACGGATCAGACGGTATTGCGCATTGGCGGCGGCATATACGGTAACGAGCCGCCGGGCGGCATGATGTACGGTGCGTCCGCTCTGGGCAATCCCCGGCCGAACTCCGGCCAGAGGGACTTCGAGGCCCTTGCGGCGGCCCCGAACCTTTTCATCTCCAACCCCTACGATGAGTCGGTTCTGGTCGGAGCCGGCGCCGTCACCAATGGGGGCGGATACGAAGACACCATGCCTCAGTGGTACGTGCCCAACTTCGGCTTGTCCCTCCAGCACCGCACCGGCCAGAACAACATGTTCGAAGTCGGATACGAGGGCTCGCGCTCGGTGCACGAGATGCAGGTCTTCCGGTTCAACGACGCCCGTCCGGGCGCAGGGCCTCGTCAGGAACGGCGGCCCTGGCCCAACATGACCCGGTACTACATGCTCCTGGGCAACGGCGACCAGACCTACCACGGCTTCAACTTCAAGTGGGAGAAGCGGCCGGGCCAATATGGTCTGACGTCGCTCCTGGTCTTCAGCTGGGGCAAGAGCATCGACACTACCGGCGGGCGCCTCAGCGTCACCGGCGACCCGCGCGAAGTGAGCCGAAACCTCTGGGCCGACGGCTTCACCTACAAGAACCGGGGCAGAGGCGAGGGCAACATCCCGATGCGGCTGGCCTGGTTGAAGGGTTGGGACATCCCCTTCGGACCTGGCCGCGCCTACGGCTCGGACGGCTTCTTCAGCCAGATCTTCGGCGGTTGGAGTGTCTACGCCATCACCACGCTGCAGAAGGGGCACTGGTACACGGTGTCGACCGCGGACCTGCTCGACGCGGGCAGCAACGCTTCCCAGCGGCCCGACCTGCTCCGGGATCCCAATTCCGGCAGCCGGCGGCCCGAGTCCTGGTTCCGGACGGACGCGTTCACAGCTCCGCCTCCAGGCCAGTACGGGAACGCGGGCCGAGGAATTGTGGAAGGTCCGGGCACCATCAATGTGGACTTCTCGCTATTGCGGGATTTCCACCTAGGTGAGGAGACCCGGATCCAGTTCCGGTTCGAGGCCTTCAACCTGACGAACCACACCAACCTCAATTCGAACTGGAACACGTTCAACTTCAACCACGGGTCTTTCGGATCCATTGGTTCGGCGTTGACCGCAAGACAGTTGCAGTTCGGCCTGAAGATCTACTACTGA
- a CDS encoding ISAs1 family transposase yields MGLGPSFVRLVFFGGQRGEIAAVLALLEDIDVRGAVITPDALHTTRNTALAIRRGHGAHYLFTVKGNAPETFHTLETIDWDRDATARFSEPDEKAHGRIDRRQIQVLKPLRGLINYPQVRQIFRVTRQRTQVKTDEESLEVAYGMASLEPEQANAERLLALNRGHWVVENRNHRPRDTTFGEDACLMHTGHGFQVDRGMGYRQNFERFPGSSSG; encoded by the coding sequence TTGGGTCTCGGACCATCCTTTGTACGACTTGTTTTTTTCGGCGGTCAGAGAGGAGAGATCGCAGCAGTCCTCGCCCTGCTGGAGGACATCGATGTCCGGGGTGCGGTGATCACCCCGGATGCCCTGCACACCACCCGTAACACGGCTCTCGCCATCCGACGCGGCCATGGGGCGCACTACCTGTTCACGGTCAAGGGCAACGCGCCTGAGACCTTCCATACCCTGGAGACCATCGACTGGGACCGGGATGCCACGGCGCGCTTCTCGGAACCCGACGAGAAGGCTCATGGCCGGATCGATCGGCGTCAAATCCAGGTTCTGAAACCCCTTCGGGGCCTGATCAACTATCCCCAAGTCCGGCAAATCTTCCGCGTGACCCGCCAGCGAACGCAGGTCAAGACCGACGAAGAGTCCCTGGAGGTGGCCTACGGCATGGCCTCGTTGGAGCCGGAACAAGCGAACGCCGAGCGGCTGTTGGCGCTCAACCGCGGTCATTGGGTCGTCGAGAACCGGAACCACCGTCCCCGGGACACCACCTTCGGTGAAGACGCCTGTCTGATGCACACCGGCCACGGATTCCAGGTTGACAGGGGTATGGGATATCGTCAGAATTTCGAACGCTTCCCAGGCTCTTCGAGTGGATAG
- a CDS encoding TonB-dependent receptor, whose product MDSKRLCLALVLVGLSFGLALGQGDRATVVGTVTDSTGAVIPGAEVYMTQIATNQVHSSLSSDTGQYAISALPADVYEMRVTMPGFKTEVRSGLKMDVGQSYRIDIELSVGEVAEVVEVASTAPILKTETAEFGQVIDNKKIISIPLNQRDVFGVLGGLTPGIQPQRNVGVVTNGVAFNVRGLRRGDNNATLDGSQMSETNGSLQFFANPDAIQEFEVKSGLYGAEYGIKPGGQFSAVTKSGTNELHGTIFWFHRNDNLDARNFFDTGRKNEFKRNQFGAVAGGPVMFPGLYDGRDQSWWFFAYSGERIRQFRSLTGTVPTAAERGGVFSSAIMDPMTGEPFPNNTIPANRITPQSKLLGDLWPTANTPISRGFNYTSASNAPQERNEYIVRMDIKTGDDSRWFGRFLFNQRPITFVNVVDAFTVINGLDNWAQNVVNTRNFGTNIVNELGLHFYRRPYNPGFPPGGPDLADQLNFPNWPKRGVDLFGTPRVAVTGYPTIGSRPNRGPVPEGQWEIKENVSWTKGNHYLKAGYHYRYHYIFFGLERRSELHFNTPTRYTGNALANFYLGYLSNSREGSEARLNHNFPGHYIYLQDSWKATPNLTLQLGLRYELRQGWEDKRGFSTNLKAECAMRTESPIPDCYSPPLLQQTLVFPETGRFDPQVNIFTWTKNGFQPRLGLSYRLTDRTVLRAGGGIYGNEPPGGMLYGAAALGNPRPNSGQRDFPADASSPNLFIDNPYDEAVLKGTSGQLLPGGGYEDVMPQWYVPNWGVSVQHRAGENNMFEIGYEGSRSVHEMQIFEFNDAVPGTAPRQERRPWPSMTRYHMLFGNGDQSYHGFNFKWEKRPGLNGLTSLLAFSWGKSLDTTGGRLGIVGDPRGVTRNLYANGFSTKNKGLGEGNIPLRLAWLKGWDIPYGPGRAHGSDGFFAQIFGGWSLYAITTLQKGQWYTVSTTDMLDVGSNASQRPDLVGDPNTGSRRADSWFRTSAFAAPPPGQYGSAGRGIVEGPGTINVDFSMLRDFHLGEETRIQFRMEAFNLTNTTNLNPNNNTWNFNAGQFGSIGSALTGRQLQFGLKIYY is encoded by the coding sequence ATGGACAGCAAAAGATTGTGTCTCGCGCTGGTTCTGGTGGGACTGAGCTTCGGCTTGGCCCTGGGACAGGGAGACCGGGCTACGGTGGTGGGAACCGTCACCGACAGCACGGGCGCAGTGATTCCAGGCGCCGAGGTTTACATGACTCAGATCGCCACCAACCAGGTCCACTCCTCGCTCTCCAGCGACACCGGCCAGTACGCCATTTCGGCGCTGCCGGCGGACGTGTACGAGATGAGGGTCACCATGCCCGGATTCAAGACGGAGGTCCGCTCCGGTCTGAAGATGGACGTGGGACAGAGCTACCGCATCGATATCGAGTTGAGTGTCGGTGAGGTGGCCGAGGTGGTGGAGGTCGCCTCCACCGCACCCATCCTGAAGACGGAGACGGCGGAGTTCGGACAGGTGATCGACAACAAGAAGATCATCAGCATCCCGCTGAACCAGAGAGATGTCTTCGGTGTTTTGGGCGGTCTGACGCCGGGCATCCAGCCTCAGCGGAATGTCGGCGTCGTCACCAACGGTGTGGCCTTCAATGTACGGGGGCTTCGGCGAGGTGACAACAATGCCACGCTCGACGGTTCTCAGATGAGCGAGACCAACGGCTCGCTCCAGTTTTTCGCCAACCCCGACGCCATTCAGGAGTTCGAGGTCAAGAGCGGCCTCTACGGCGCCGAGTACGGCATCAAGCCGGGCGGGCAGTTCAGCGCCGTCACCAAGAGCGGCACCAACGAGCTGCACGGCACCATCTTCTGGTTCCACCGCAACGACAACCTGGATGCCCGGAACTTCTTCGACACCGGCCGCAAGAACGAATTCAAGCGGAACCAGTTCGGCGCCGTTGCCGGCGGACCGGTCATGTTTCCGGGCCTCTATGACGGTCGCGACCAGTCCTGGTGGTTCTTCGCCTACAGCGGTGAGCGGATCCGCCAGTTCCGTTCGTTGACGGGCACTGTGCCTACGGCGGCCGAGCGGGGTGGCGTGTTTTCCAGCGCCATCATGGATCCCATGACGGGTGAACCGTTTCCCAACAACACCATTCCCGCCAACCGGATCACTCCCCAGTCCAAGCTGTTGGGTGACCTCTGGCCTACCGCCAATACCCCCATCAGCCGGGGATTCAACTACACCAGCGCCTCCAATGCTCCGCAGGAGCGGAACGAGTACATCGTCCGGATGGACATCAAGACGGGCGACGACAGCCGCTGGTTCGGCCGTTTCCTCTTCAATCAGCGGCCCATAACGTTTGTCAACGTCGTTGACGCCTTCACCGTCATCAACGGCTTGGACAACTGGGCCCAGAACGTGGTCAACACCCGGAATTTCGGGACCAACATCGTCAACGAGTTGGGGCTTCACTTCTACCGTCGGCCCTACAATCCCGGCTTCCCGCCGGGCGGGCCCGATCTCGCCGACCAGTTGAATTTCCCCAACTGGCCAAAGCGGGGCGTGGATCTCTTTGGAACTCCTCGAGTCGCAGTGACCGGGTACCCGACAATCGGATCCCGCCCCAACCGTGGCCCCGTTCCCGAGGGTCAGTGGGAGATCAAGGAGAACGTCAGCTGGACCAAGGGCAATCACTACCTGAAGGCGGGTTACCACTACCGGTACCATTACATCTTCTTTGGCCTCGAGCGGCGGAGCGAACTCCACTTCAATACTCCGACGCGCTATACCGGAAACGCCTTGGCCAATTTCTACCTGGGCTATCTGAGTAACTCTCGAGAGGGAAGCGAAGCCCGCCTGAACCATAACTTTCCGGGTCACTACATCTACTTGCAGGACAGTTGGAAAGCCACTCCCAATCTGACCCTGCAACTGGGGCTCCGGTATGAGTTGCGCCAGGGTTGGGAAGATAAACGCGGGTTCTCCACCAACCTCAAGGCCGAATGTGCGATGCGTACGGAGAGTCCGATTCCCGATTGCTATTCGCCCCCTCTGCTCCAACAGACCCTCGTGTTTCCCGAGACAGGGCGGTTCGACCCACAGGTGAACATCTTCACCTGGACCAAGAATGGCTTTCAGCCCCGCTTGGGTCTTTCCTATCGGTTGACAGACCGGACCGTGTTGCGTGCCGGCGGCGGAATCTATGGGAACGAGCCTCCGGGCGGCATGCTGTACGGTGCCGCGGCGCTCGGAAATCCCAGGCCTAATTCGGGCCAGCGAGACTTCCCGGCCGATGCAAGCTCTCCGAATCTGTTCATCGACAACCCCTACGACGAGGCGGTCCTGAAAGGTACTAGTGGCCAGCTACTTCCGGGGGGTGGATATGAGGACGTGATGCCCCAATGGTATGTGCCCAACTGGGGAGTGTCGGTCCAGCATCGCGCTGGTGAAAACAACATGTTCGAGATTGGATACGAGGGTTCGCGCTCAGTGCACGAGATGCAAATTTTCGAATTCAACGACGCGGTTCCCGGGACTGCTCCCCGTCAGGAAAGACGGCCTTGGCCCTCGATGACCCGGTATCACATGCTCTTCGGCAATGGTGACCAGTCGTATCACGGCTTTAACTTCAAATGGGAAAAACGGCCAGGTCTGAATGGATTGACGTCACTCTTGGCCTTTAGTTGGGGCAAGAGTCTCGACACGACTGGCGGACGTTTGGGAATCGTTGGCGACCCGCGTGGTGTGACCCGAAACCTCTACGCCAACGGATTCAGCACCAAGAACAAGGGGCTGGGCGAGGGCAATATCCCGCTTCGACTGGCTTGGTTGAAGGGTTGGGACATTCCATACGGCCCCGGTCGTGCCCATGGCAGCGATGGCTTCTTCGCCCAGATATTCGGTGGTTGGAGCCTGTATGCCATTACGACTCTCCAGAAGGGACAGTGGTATACGGTTTCGACCACAGATATGCTGGACGTGGGAAGTAACGCTTCTCAACGGCCGGATCTGGTGGGCGATCCCAATACCGGCAGCAGGCGTGCCGATTCCTGGTTCCGAACGAGTGCTTTCGCAGCGCCGCCTCCGGGACAGTACGGGAGCGCCGGGCGTGGCATAGTGGAAGGTCCCGGCACCATAAATGTGGATTTTTCGATGCTTCGAGATTTTCACTTGGGTGAAGAAACCCGGATCCAGTTCAGAATGGAGGCGTTTAATCTGACCAACACCACGAATCTGAATCCGAACAACAATACCTGGAATTTTAACGCCGGACAATTCGGCTCCATCGGATCGGCCCTGACCGGAAGGCAGTTGCAGTTCGGCCTGAAGATCTACTACTGA
- a CDS encoding SDR family oxidoreductase yields MNVKQLLDLTGKVSVVTGGTGFYGKPISEGLAEAGAHVVIASRNRQRCEGWAQELEGRGLSASGDGLDQGSESSILEFCDRVWKQFGAVDVLVNNSVARTMRAYTDPLETWERSMVVNSTGFFAISRAFVDRMMERGQGAVVNIGSIQSVVAPNFGNYAGTDMTTPPDYHFHKHGMIGLTKYLAAWAGPQGVRVNAIAPGGLALGGEKDPFLSQYCSNTFLGRMAQYDDIKGSVVFLASEASAYVTGHTILLDGGYCA; encoded by the coding sequence ATGAACGTCAAGCAGCTTCTGGATCTCACCGGCAAGGTATCGGTCGTCACCGGCGGCACCGGATTCTACGGCAAGCCCATTTCCGAGGGACTGGCCGAGGCCGGAGCCCACGTTGTTATCGCCTCCAGAAACCGGCAGCGATGCGAGGGCTGGGCTCAGGAGTTGGAAGGGAGGGGGCTCTCGGCCAGCGGCGACGGGTTGGACCAGGGGAGCGAGTCGTCAATCTTGGAGTTCTGTGATCGGGTCTGGAAACAGTTCGGCGCCGTCGACGTGCTGGTCAACAACTCGGTGGCCCGGACCATGCGAGCCTACACCGACCCGCTGGAAACCTGGGAGCGATCCATGGTGGTCAACTCCACCGGTTTCTTCGCCATCTCCCGGGCGTTCGTGGACCGGATGATGGAGCGGGGACAGGGCGCCGTCGTCAACATCGGCTCCATCCAGTCGGTGGTGGCGCCCAACTTCGGTAACTACGCCGGCACCGACATGACCACGCCGCCCGACTACCACTTCCACAAGCACGGCATGATCGGGCTGACCAAGTACCTGGCCGCGTGGGCGGGTCCCCAGGGAGTCCGGGTCAACGCTATCGCCCCTGGAGGCCTGGCTCTTGGGGGCGAGAAGGACCCCTTCCTCTCCCAGTATTGCAGCAACACCTTCCTGGGCCGCATGGCTCAATACGACGACATCAAGGGATCGGTGGTCTTCCTGGCTTCCGAGGCTTCCGCCTATGTCACGGGCCACACCATCCTGCTGGACGGCGGCTACTGCGCCTGA
- a CDS encoding plasmid stabilization protein, with protein sequence MASITIRNLDDGVKTRLRVRAAGNGRSMEEEARLILRDAVGRKPSSRNLASIVRSYFGPQNGVDLELSPREPAREPPSFE encoded by the coding sequence ATGGCAAGTATCACGATCCGCAACCTGGACGACGGGGTGAAAACCCGCTTGCGGGTGCGGGCGGCGGGCAATGGCCGCTCGATGGAAGAAGAAGCGCGGCTGATTCTGCGTGATGCGGTCGGGCGCAAGCCGAGTTCCCGGAACCTTGCGAGCATCGTCCGCTCGTACTTTGGGCCGCAAAACGGCGTGGACCTGGAGTTGTCGCCCCGTGAGCCTGCTCGTGAGCCGCCGTCCTTCGAGTGA